AAAAAGTTGTTTATgttcattattactatttttttttgttgacaaatACCGATTAATTAAACCTTTTATTGGTATGGACGTATGTACTTATCATATCCCGGTTGCATGAacactttattaatttaagaggatgtgatacctgtatatgttgtctccgtcttacaagtgcataacataccaaattatacgcaaagcagaacacgtgtagctctgtcagcttaaaaattagagtaaattgacctcttataNNNNNNNNNNNNNNNNNNNNNNNNNNNNNNNNNNNNNNNNNNNNNNNNNNNNNNNNNNNNNNNNNNNNNNNNNNNNNNNNNNNNNNNNNNNNNNNNNNNNNNNNNNNNNNNNNNNNNNNNNNNNNNNNNNNNagattttataagaggtcaattcactttcatttttaaattaacagagctacacgtgttctgttgagcgtaaaatttgttatgttctgcacttgtaagacggagacaacacatgcgggtatcacgtccctTTAATGGACCAACCACAGGCaactaaattatgtttatggGAACACTAGCTCCTATTATTTCGTTAAATTTTTAGTGACTGCTTTGGCAACCCACCagtagtatataaaatattatcaaatttaaatatcacaGTGACCAAGTCAATTTCATAGAATATAATGTTCTACGTCGATatcgaataattttaatttttgactttgACACATACCTTTGAATGATTTGaaaagttggaaaaaatataaaatattaattttctgtaaaaaaatatgcagcAATTAAAGGGTGATTGGCTGCACAACTAATTGTCTTTGACAATTTTatgatttagaaaaaatatttatgcatagGTATAGCTGGAAGTATTTAAACAgtacatttaattgtaatttacctaacatttttttaaatttcatattcagaagcaaaatatgtttctaaatatgttgatatataaatataaaatattaaataaatatgagtaataataatttatcaaaaattgaatGCTATGATGAATACTTACAACATCTCTACAATAAGTTTGTTTTACCGCAGGAGCACCAGACATTGGTTGATCTAATGACAATACACTTCTAAGAAGAGGCAAAGCATCGATAATACGGCCCAAATCACACAATGCTACCACCTTTATATTACGGAGTGTCACATATGATTGATTTCGGACTGATGTTATTACTTCAAGAGCAATATGAGGACTATTCTGATTTATTGCATTAGCCGCGaaaaaagttattgtttttCTAATTGGACTATGGCCAGCTTCTCGTTGATCATTCCACAATTTACACGCATATTCGAAACTTTCAGTTGTATTCTAAAATGAAATCACATTTATCATTAGAAATCATTagcaatttgttttataactattttaatcattattgttatgaacttaaaataaatattggtatagtcattattcattaaaataaaaccgCTTTAaggtattcaaatatattaaattaaacaggtttatttaggtaaatataatgatatagtaaaataattttaaaatgtaatattcatacAATGTGTAACATGATCTACCTGTAATCTAAATGGtaatatactacattattaattttattaagttatttcaGCAAAAAACAtaactcaataaaatattaactttgggtaaattataataataagagctGATCCGTATACcaagatacaattttcaaaatggaTAAGCTAAAACAatctttaacatttaaataatatgatttataggtcacatattaaaatcaatttcctCAGGTAAGTCACTCATTTAatgaaaaccaaaatataaacacatattcaaacaaaaatcttACCAATTTATAACATGCAGCAAAAACTAACATCATCACACCTTTAGGAAACTTGGCTATTTGTAATTGTCTATcttgaattgttttatatacaacTAATATTTGATCAAACTGttcatttacaaataataagtcCATGAGTATTTGATAAGaacttaaatgattaaaaaatccATCCATTTCTGGGTCattaaacaactaaaaaaaaatgtaatttaagtttttttcctttgtgtttataataatcaaattttatctTTACTTGTAACGCAATATCAGGTTTATTGAGATGGTAATACATTCGCATCACAACTGGACCAAAAgtaaaatttccaaatcttaatCCTTGGTTTTgcttattatatctataattattataattttagttggaatgtatacattttaaataaattaaggaaaaaatacttacttcttcatcattttttctACAAGTGTTAAATCTGCTTCATTATCACCTACCATGTGTACGATTTGTTTTAAATCttcagtaaaaattaaactactAGACTCAGGATCTGCAAAAGACTTCATACGCTCTCGAAATAACTGTTTATCTGAATCAGAAAACTGTTTCTCAATTTTTTCTCGGAAGAACTCATATTTATCCAATCCTATGGCTGCACGCTCATACAAATTACgtttacctaaataaaaatatggtacatcaaataaaataaactacactaaattctaatttattaggTAGTCATTAAagacttattattttaagttaaaacaataaattgtatacaatttatgaagCTAATAAGTATGAGGTATTAAAGtttgacattttcaaatcttcaatataaaaaaaattgtattaaatgtttaaattaagattACTAACTAGTCATGTgcgactattattattagaatcaaTGAGTCAGGTGGActtcaataaaatcataaataaagaaGTACAGCGAGTACCGCTTAATGAGATCACATTGATTCAGGCTATTTTGATTCTATTAACTAGTTGATTCCAAAAAGcatctttttttcaatataatatttggtttgggattttcatttttgattccAATAAACGGTTGATTCTATAAACCAGTAATCACATTAAGCGGAACTCACTGTATTTATAGATTAGTTGTCTACAAGTATGTTTCTcatgtgtttaataattaataatttactttaatttgttttaattaaatgtataagttatacatactactatttattactatatgttATGAACTCTGAAAGTCAgtacgaaacaaaaaaaataaacattaggAAAACAGGACGTATTTTCAGCAGTTAATGCGTAATTACAATTGtgatttattatgtaatgtacaatttaaacaaacatttttgcaAACACAAATCATTCAGCCTAAGAATGAAAAGTGGtgaattttagtaaaattagattactatttagtaggtacaattaaatgtatggtcatacaatgtgtatgtaaatacaatggtctgtactatattttataattattatatattacatattatattttataatcttagaAAGATTTTACAAGATTATCTGAgaatttgacaaattatttactacataatatgaattatgcaGACAGCATGTTACAAAACAAACACGgatattttttctgtaaaataacCATGAACTTACACAAAACGTTTTGCACAATTTTTGTAGAACCTAATCCTTGTCTGCACAAATTGATCAGTGACTTCGAGAAcataattggtttttaattgaGTCTTATAAgatgaaaaaatagttaaattcgtcaaacaaattaatcaaatttaatgataaattatctatttacttCATTCAAATAGGAAATACAAGTATTAACTTTAATGTATATTACTAATTTAGTAGTATttgttaaattactaaaaattaataattatttgatatttgatgGAATTATGCCGCTTTAAAGTTTGAGGTTAGCTTTGATATTGCACGGCTGCTATCGCTAAACTACAACCATGCGCTAAACCCGCCCACCCGACTATCATCATTCGATAATCGAATAATCGATAGGCATACTGAGAAatgagaatatattaatataatattatactgcttaAATGTATGCTTATTTAGTGGGGATCCAGGATTTTTTATGGGGGGTGCTAAGGTTAAGGGTCTCGCATTCAGGCATTCTGTATATTCCATCCTGAtggcaatattttattttagtcctcaaaagtcaaaataaatgtggttgatttttttttaggttccCTTTATTTCTCTTTTCTATGGGTTCCCCAGCCTGAAAAATACTGAATGTactgaaaaatacataaaaaaaaagccaCGGAAAAAaaagccaataaaaaaaatccaggGAAAAAAAAGCCACGGAAAAAATAATCCACAGAATAAAAAGCCATGGGAAAAATAAGCCAcggaaaaaaaagtcaaattaaataattaaataatatatacctaacaattaaaattaaagtattaaattaggtattatttaaaaaaattttacacattattggtcatattgtatacataacatatattatataaaattattaatacacattCACACGTCTTCCACATTCACACCATCGTCAAacaataaaaatcttttattatgGGGCTCACCCGTTGTACACCattcatctaaaaaaaattgtattttttttaatttacatttttattttaataaaatatatatttaatataactatatattatattatattgatacttaCCCATGATTTCATCAGAGTCTAAGggattattttttgttctttgGTTTCGTAGTGTGCGCTTGACTATGTTTTCAGGTGGCATCTGACTTTTGTCATCTAATTTTGCAACACATTCTCCAAAAATATGTGCTGGGTTGTTTTTAGTAGTCTTAGCTTGAATTTTCATTTCATTATAACACTTACTTGCCTCAACCTCTTTCTTGTTCGGCCTATGTGTTATGATATGAGTTGTTCCACTTTTGACAATTTTTGACATTTCAAGATCTGTGTACATGGTCCCTGGACATTTGAGCAAGGTTGCTTTACTACAACACCATGTAATACTACTTTTCCCAGTATGTTTGAGAACGTACATGTAGCCCTCTAAACATAATTTGGGCTTATTTTTATTAGAGTTAATGATTTCCATCTTAcgttcaaaatgtaaaatcaaaaGTAGAGAAACTAGAGAAAAAGACTGAGAGTATAGATGTATGAGACTGAaagtatagtttataaaacaGTTATATCTTAACAAAAGAAAGGGAATTTCCTTCAGAACAAGATGAAATAAAATGCTatacattgaataaaaataacatgatatttTGTGGATATTATCTTGAAATCAATTGATTTATGTCTTTCACcctagataatatgtataagtaaatGTATGTACTTTGTACAGGATgattcttttttaaatgtacattgcagtatgattgtatgaatttaataatttccttaatatatttaattaaggaaattgaaacacttttattttccCTAAAGGTGATGACAagcccaaaaaataaaaataaagattgtaaaataaatttattcattggtgtttagaatctaaaatatattttatgtatacaatatgacCAATAATGtgtaaagaaattttaaataatacctaatttaatactttaatttttattgttatatattatttaattatttaatttgacttttttttccgTGGCTTATTTTTCCCATGGCTTTTTATTCTGTGGATTATTTTTCCCGTGGCTTTTTTTTCcctggattttttttattggctttTTTTTCCTACATTCGTTGTGTAGAGTATTTGCTTTCAAGGAAGTAAGTAAGCAACATGCCAAGGCCAGTGTGGGGAGGGGGTTGCTACAGAATCCTAGCACCTCCTCTGGTTCCACGCCTGTAGTTAATAGTTATGCTTAATATGACTTTAAGAACTATAGATAGTATACGTCATAACTCGTAGACCTCAcactagacatttttaaaaggtACTTAATTGGTTTACATTTTAGTGTTCTTCCGTGTCTACCGATCCTAAAGTAGAAACAAAACaatgcttaaatatttaaatgttttaattcgtattattttattaatttctttaccTTGAAAATTACACTGCACAATGAGATATTTCCTGATGTTTTCAAACGTGAATATACGACGATTACTTGACAGTTAAGTTTTATACACGGAAAAACTTCTTTCGACATCTACAGACGACATTGGagcatacataaaataaaccaaataattaCTTGTCATGTCCTCAGGCATCCTTCCATATCTTTAACTTCGCCGATTAAAATTTCTGAAATTCTTAATAAAACTTTGTAACTATGATTTTCGTcgaaaaagtaatttaacttCTGTGCGACTGCTTTGCcttttgtacctacattttaagttaacaattttatttttcgcatCTTCAACAGTTCTTATAATGAATCAGGTAATTTTATTCCTttcttttccaaaaatattatggatttGGGTAAAAATCCGAAATTCGATTTAATATAGTTACACTGATCAAGGTTATTcttttccaaatactttttggtTGTCTTAATTAAAACGGCATAATCGCTGTCGAATGTTTTTATATCTGAGTGAATGTTTTCCAAATGTTCACAGTAGTATATGGTAATTGGTAGCATTTATCAAAGTTCCCCATCTTGTTAATATGGGTTCAGGTGGTAAAGGAATCTCGTTTatcgtcatatttaaaaatgtttttataagtaAGGGGGGTTTTTTGATTGgttcaaatatgtatatatagtttaatagttatatacttatatcactTATGacttaggtatatcatataattcatGTATCTGTACATATACCGTACTTCATATACCGTATTTTGATTAGGTATAAGGTCTATGCCTATgtctatgtatttataaaaattataatatagttacctacctataccacagattatattattaaaatatataatatatttatatttatatataatctgtGGTTATATCGTCTATACTCTATGGCAGTCGTCAATTGTCGATGTCCGTCGGAGACGACGATATTAACGATTCTAATAATTtcattgaacaaaattaaactCAACCATGAGATAGTTGTTAGATaagcagtaaataatattatatatttatataagatgaACTCTCAAATATCGTTAAGTTTTGTTACGTTCagcttatttttataagatatctCGTCATCTCGATACTTTCAAGTTTCATTTTGGAAAGAAATGAAGACGAATGGTAATAGCTGTTTCTTCGGCGGCGGAGACCTGAGCGTGTGATCTTAGATATGACACAGCTATAGCTGGTTTCACCGGAAGAGTCTGTGTTTACGCGTAAGTTTGTTTTCACTTTATTTTAAAgcttaaatgtaatttttcaactgGTTGACGTTGAaggatataatatttgtgttaccAAAAGcgcaatgtataaaatacgcaAGCACGAACAACCTAAACGTCCCAAATGCCATCTTCGTTTCACCCaggaaaatctataaattatactaattatataccaagtaatatgtaactatttttCCTATACTATTCGCCGGGCAACACTTTAGGTTTGcacgaaatatttaaaacaatatattattaatctttatattttatatacattatacaccatACATTTATTAGTATTCACTCCTATTTAGCGTAGTttatatcctataataataggtattaaatattttactcactagttattatttttgattataatatataaattaaatattataataatacacatcaaTATAAAATGGTTGTTATCAAGAGTCAAGACTCACAGTCTTAAAACCTACTCTTTACTGAATATTTTCAGAACCaggttatgaaaaaaaaaaatgcacagtTCATCAGTCGTATTAGTTGCAAGATCAACCCgcgtgaaataaaatatgaattagtgatcatttttattttatgtttttttcgaaaaatatattcaatatatttaacgaTGACGTTATAAAATTCATATAGATCATAAAATAAAGCATTCATAGTTCTTACATAATATGCTTATTCAGAGGTAACTTGTGGATAAATACcaaaatgatacatttaaattaaattaagaataataaaaaatctatttgtgTGAGGAACACTATTACTGATAATATTAGtcttaatcattattaaaaaataaattcaatacaagtttttttttagagtatTTAAAGAATAccgacaatttaattttattagattttagattcttagcggagcgaggaagctggtggttttacaatggtgttcatttttatttatatcctgtatacaaaatttttaccagaaggagtgcttcgatttcaacatatagttccttatcttttagcaaattggatcaagatcataatttagagaggtcatttttcgattttatcaatagaaatttaatgccatgggaaaaCCACctaaaaaacgctaaaaatgggattttaatttctagcgCTTTGTCTATCACCATCCGACCAtcggggtcaaaagtaaaaatttccagtagttttcaaaagcgccgtgaaaaaaaaagaaaaataaagaacaaacgagaatttttacgtaaaCTCTGTTATCGAGAAAATCGACTTTTAAACAAATGGCCGTaggaatataacatttttactggatgtttatattaggaTTATCTATAAGTACACCatgtctttttaaaaatattttgactcattttgagctgtttagggacattttcagtttccaatttttttagtggggggggggggggggtgtcgaaaccaccgtaaaaaaaaaagaaaaattaaggaaaaaaagggggatttttagtttttggtgtaactctaaaacaaatgaccacaGATCCatgaaattttaactgaatctatatatttgcattttccatacaccataacattttgacttaTTACCGGTTTACCGAAGTTTTCAgtctctaatttttttaattttttattctataaatatcaataaaggtttattttttgggtaaaaaagcttgaaaatttagcACCTGatgtattgtttcaaagacagataaaaaatattaaaaatccagtcacaattttttttgtaagcatttaaagttcaaatattaacaaaataaggaaaattcacgaaaatgtacaaattatttagatGTAGCCTATAAACAGTGGGAAAAACATGTATGCAATAGTAAAATGTGTAGGTcgtgattataatttacaaacagtCTGACCTTCTATACACATTTTTGAaagaagttattttttataggtagtttGATGTATAAGtaggcagtcctgtaaagtatttaagtaaaagtatttgagtaaaagtattcaaatacttttttaagtattgaatagctttttaaatactttcagcatgaagtattttgaatggtattttaaatacttttttttgtattaaatactttttggtattgaatactttggttttttatttcgaacattttatttttattcgaaataattggttgaaaaaatattattgtcaactacaataatatttaatagttttatttaatattctgtatttctgtgttagccgaagcccaaaggtttgtgaaaaccatatttctaaaaaaatgtattgaatattgaataacaatattccctttaaaactattagataactattagattacctactacctatgtgtttatattgcGATAATTAGAAatccactttaaaaaccaaaagtatttgaaaagtattccaaatacttttttaaagtatttgagtagtatttgaagtactttacaattaaagtatttgagtagtttcttaaatacttaaaaaaaaatgtatttgagta
This portion of the Acyrthosiphon pisum isolate AL4f chromosome A1, pea_aphid_22Mar2018_4r6ur, whole genome shotgun sequence genome encodes:
- the LOC100165871 gene encoding pentatricopeptide repeat-containing protein 2, mitochondrial, whose translation is MFSKSLINLCRQGLGSTKIVQNVLCKRNLYERAAIGLDKYEFFREKIEKQFSDSDKQLFRERMKSFADPESSSLIFTEDLKQIVHMVGDNEADLTLVEKMMKKYNKQNQGLRFGNFTFGPVVMRMYYHLNKPDIALQLFNDPEMDGFFNHLSSYQILMDLLFVNEQFDQILVVYKTIQDRQLQIAKFPKGVMMLVFAACYKLNTTESFEYACKLWNDQREAGHSPIRKTITFFAANAINQNSPHIALEVITSVRNQSYVTLRNIKVVALCDLGRIIDALPLLRSVLSLDQPMSGAPAVKQTYCRDVINLVKSAAEKHNDKEISLELDRIFNQLEELNMITETTLDSLLCSEIKMIDRSDTNNRESLVGASYQSGRPYKKREFRRPGISDLL